A part of Methanomassiliicoccales archaeon genomic DNA contains:
- a CDS encoding type II/IV secretion system ATPase subunit → MSILNADRHPGTDIENNNRIRLPKRIYGQKAETQAPMSPLGQKEFSYSLVDPSIPPGSKIIDDITKSGARIRIFSTIDGGHLYHIVPSEFMLPKEEKDLVISSISHVRSSPPPSLDISVPELRRYVWTIANESLVPRCTRGRAEQLADVVVRYTVGLGILEHLLNDDRVEDIYLDAPCSENRWHVTIAGLAGERHTLRASTNISSQEQEAIGLISRLKQHCLRPFSEAVPVLETDVPGFDARATVMGPPLSPHGVAMAFRRHSKRPWTLLRLMALGCLDAETAGLLSFLIDGRASILVCGPRGAGKSSLLSALMFEFPTSQRIIVIEDTLELPVRQMQGLGFKVQSIQVQPGIDRSVEEASEDALRVSLRLGESALVLGEVRGSEARTLYESMRTGKAGSSVLGTIHGDSARSVYERAVHDLGVAPEAFSATDFIATLGLIRPNGAQKQERRLVELAEVRKSSGPGEFEQLLHSQRGSFALSLERSEVVEKIAKDWGITYQQALDNIKLRAQMRLEMVKAQRSSVKDLLGPETVQRCNNFLWKKMAERSLDPEEVIEEFERELEGWC, encoded by the coding sequence ATGAGCATTTTAAACGCTGACCGTCATCCCGGGACCGACATAGAGAACAACAACAGGATACGATTGCCAAAGAGGATATATGGGCAAAAGGCCGAGACCCAGGCCCCTATGTCACCTTTGGGGCAGAAGGAGTTCTCATACAGCCTTGTCGACCCCTCGATCCCTCCCGGCTCAAAGATCATCGATGACATTACAAAGTCTGGAGCTCGTATCAGGATATTTTCCACGATCGATGGTGGCCATCTGTACCATATAGTTCCGAGTGAGTTCATGCTCCCAAAAGAGGAAAAAGACCTCGTGATCTCTTCGATATCTCACGTCAGGTCATCCCCCCCACCCTCATTAGATATCAGCGTACCTGAGCTACGAAGATATGTATGGACTATTGCGAACGAAAGTTTGGTGCCTCGTTGTACTAGGGGGAGGGCAGAGCAGCTAGCTGATGTCGTCGTCAGGTATACGGTGGGACTTGGTATACTGGAACACCTCCTTAACGACGACCGTGTGGAGGACATTTATTTAGATGCCCCCTGCTCTGAGAACCGATGGCACGTGACCATAGCTGGTCTGGCCGGTGAGAGGCATACATTGAGGGCATCGACGAACATCTCTTCACAGGAGCAGGAGGCCATCGGCCTCATCTCCCGGTTGAAACAGCATTGTCTCAGACCGTTCTCGGAGGCCGTCCCCGTCCTCGAGACCGATGTCCCCGGTTTCGATGCAAGGGCCACGGTCATGGGCCCTCCCTTGAGCCCACATGGTGTAGCGATGGCCTTCAGACGTCATTCGAAGAGGCCATGGACCCTCCTCAGATTGATGGCACTAGGGTGTCTGGATGCCGAAACAGCTGGCCTATTATCTTTCCTGATAGATGGGCGCGCGAGCATACTGGTCTGCGGACCTAGGGGCGCTGGGAAATCCTCACTTCTTTCGGCGCTAATGTTCGAGTTCCCAACATCACAGCGCATCATCGTCATCGAGGATACGTTGGAACTTCCCGTGAGGCAGATGCAGGGGCTTGGGTTCAAAGTCCAGTCGATACAAGTACAGCCAGGGATTGACCGTTCGGTCGAAGAGGCGTCGGAAGATGCGTTGAGGGTCTCCTTGAGGCTCGGAGAGTCGGCCCTGGTGCTTGGCGAGGTCCGAGGTTCCGAAGCGAGGACCCTCTACGAAAGCATGAGGACTGGCAAGGCCGGATCTTCCGTTCTTGGCACCATACATGGTGACTCAGCGAGGTCGGTCTATGAAAGGGCCGTGCACGACCTTGGTGTGGCACCAGAGGCCTTTTCGGCCACTGACTTCATAGCGACATTAGGGCTGATCAGGCCTAACGGGGCTCAGAAACAGGAAAGAAGGCTTGTAGAACTGGCAGAGGTCAGGAAGTCGTCCGGACCTGGTGAGTTCGAACAACTATTACATTCCCAAAGAGGCTCATTCGCTCTCTCTTTGGAAAGGTCGGAGGTGGTCGAGAAGATCGCGAAGGATTGGGGTATCACCTACCAGCAGGCATTGGACAATATAAAACTTAGGGCCCAGATGCGTTTGGAGATGGTCAAGGCGCAAAGGTCATCGGTGAAAGATCTTCTTGGACCTGAGACAGTGCAAAGGTGTAACAATTTTCTCTGGAAAAAAATGGCTGAACGTAGCCTCGACCCTGAAGAGGTCATTGAGGAGTTCGAGCGAGAGCTCGAAGGATGGTGTTGA
- a CDS encoding U32 family peptidase produces the protein MELLAPVGYKDALKAAVLGGADAVYMAGKDFGARRLADNFSDEELKGAVKFAHDNKVRVYITVNTLIKESELDSAAEFINFLHSIDVDAVIVQDRGLMRYIRENTAMAVHASTQMGIHSLEGARWAQEQGLQRVILSRELNLEQIRKIKEGSSIGLEVFIHGALCYSFSGGCLFSSMLGGRSGNRGLCAQPCRKSYRLGDQKGFLLSTADTFGVDSVPELMRIGVESLKIEGRMRSPQYVYLTSMVYSNVIRRAKEGRKEIITPRERELLETVFNRGFSRGYLKDSEVVQPLFADSRGLPLGKAVSEGHQITVLSDRIFVGDGLTFYRGDEKVGGFLAREMTRKGKATILRSPFYLAKGEYRAYKTKDREFDDIQAKIGSIDFGPMKVIRTPVHIDLPKVNRGSRKPQLSFYVSSASVMDVVLPYAERVYYEMGRHWEDAREVCRSAGIEFVLILPRISPEIPDIDADSIMVSTLGQMYKYRNRRLYTHYTLNYFNSLTVPKVYQQTLSVELSRNDISDICSHTDERLEAYVFGRVELMVSKDPRLREGTLIDERNKRFQTYRDAQGYVHILNSSDTFLLDYLDELEALGIDSFGIDLRRRHPDLAKLVAEAYVKRDLSMKSTIRKKTGGLTASHFENGVP, from the coding sequence ATGGAACTCCTAGCCCCCGTAGGATATAAGGACGCTCTGAAGGCCGCGGTCCTCGGAGGAGCGGACGCCGTGTATATGGCCGGCAAGGATTTTGGAGCGAGAAGACTGGCTGACAACTTCTCCGATGAGGAGCTTAAAGGGGCGGTGAAGTTCGCTCACGATAACAAAGTAAGAGTTTACATTACCGTCAATACGCTGATCAAAGAATCAGAGCTAGATTCTGCCGCGGAGTTCATCAATTTCCTTCATTCGATTGATGTCGATGCGGTGATAGTCCAGGACAGAGGGCTGATGAGATACATCAGGGAGAACACCGCAATGGCCGTCCATGCCTCGACCCAGATGGGCATTCACAGCCTAGAAGGGGCAAGGTGGGCGCAAGAGCAGGGACTTCAGAGGGTAATATTGTCCCGGGAGCTCAATCTAGAACAGATACGGAAGATCAAAGAGGGATCCAGCATTGGACTTGAGGTCTTCATCCACGGGGCACTTTGTTACTCCTTTTCTGGAGGATGCCTTTTCAGCTCGATGCTCGGAGGCCGCAGTGGGAACAGAGGCCTTTGTGCTCAGCCCTGCAGGAAATCCTATAGGTTAGGTGATCAGAAAGGGTTCCTGCTCTCAACCGCGGACACGTTTGGCGTCGATTCTGTGCCAGAGCTTATGAGGATAGGGGTCGAATCTCTTAAAATAGAGGGCAGGATGAGAAGCCCTCAATATGTCTACCTGACCTCCATGGTCTATTCGAACGTCATCAGGAGGGCCAAAGAAGGAAGGAAAGAGATCATAACCCCTAGGGAAAGGGAGCTCCTCGAGACGGTCTTCAACCGTGGTTTCAGCCGAGGTTATCTGAAGGACAGCGAGGTCGTCCAGCCTTTGTTCGCAGATTCCAGGGGGCTACCATTGGGAAAGGCCGTTTCAGAAGGTCATCAGATAACGGTGCTGAGCGACAGGATCTTCGTCGGAGATGGTTTAACATTCTACCGTGGTGACGAGAAAGTGGGCGGATTCCTTGCAAGGGAGATGACAAGGAAAGGTAAGGCGACCATTCTCCGCTCCCCCTTCTATCTGGCCAAGGGAGAATATAGGGCTTACAAGACCAAGGATAGGGAATTCGATGACATCCAGGCAAAGATCGGGTCTATAGACTTTGGCCCAATGAAGGTGATAAGGACACCGGTCCATATTGACCTTCCCAAGGTCAATAGAGGGTCCCGGAAACCACAGCTCTCTTTTTATGTATCCTCGGCCAGCGTGATGGATGTGGTCCTTCCTTATGCGGAAAGGGTCTATTATGAGATGGGAAGGCATTGGGAAGATGCGAGGGAGGTCTGTAGATCCGCGGGCATCGAGTTCGTGCTCATACTGCCAAGGATATCACCTGAGATCCCCGACATTGATGCCGACAGCATCATGGTAAGCACATTAGGTCAGATGTACAAGTACCGGAACAGAAGGTTGTATACACATTATACGTTGAACTACTTCAACTCGTTAACAGTACCAAAGGTCTATCAGCAGACCTTGTCGGTAGAACTTTCACGGAACGATATCAGCGACATCTGTTCTCACACCGATGAACGGCTGGAAGCATATGTTTTCGGAAGGGTCGAGCTCATGGTCTCAAAGGATCCGCGCCTCAGAGAGGGTACGCTGATCGACGAGAGGAACAAGAGGTTCCAGACGTATCGTGACGCACAAGGATATGTCCACATACTCAACTCGTCTGACACATTTTTACTGGATTATCTTGATGAGCTAGAGGCATTAGGGATCGACTCATTTGGCATAGACCTGAGAAGGAGGCATCCCGATTTAGCCAAGTTAGTGGCGGAGGCATATGTAAAGAGAGACCTCAGTATGAAATCGACTATACGAAAAAAGACGGGTGGACTTACGGCGTCACATTTTGAGAATGGTGTTCCCTGA
- a CDS encoding DUF1847 domain-containing protein has product MDFPRCDRCGDAGCKSGEPGRFRDCPTNVSDIKREEIIERYHEPETQKIMQTASKVERGTMQPVNGVLTPIRPRISEIMAFAELMGWKKIGVAFCLAARDEGIKLTRVLEARGFEVCSVICRNFSMKKGEFDIPPEDCIKSVNESVCNPVYQAELLNQAGTQLNIVLGLCVGHDMLFIKNSKAYVTTLSVKDRMTGNNAIAPLYSGFFTEILKKY; this is encoded by the coding sequence ATGGACTTCCCAAGGTGTGACAGATGTGGCGATGCTGGATGCAAGTCGGGTGAACCAGGCAGATTCAGGGACTGCCCTACGAACGTTTCGGACATCAAGCGTGAGGAGATCATCGAGCGCTATCATGAGCCAGAGACCCAAAAAATAATGCAGACCGCCTCGAAGGTAGAAAGGGGCACGATGCAACCTGTGAACGGCGTGCTTACACCCATCAGGCCACGCATCTCAGAGATCATGGCCTTTGCAGAACTTATGGGGTGGAAAAAGATAGGCGTGGCATTTTGTCTTGCTGCCAGGGACGAGGGCATTAAGCTCACGAGGGTGCTGGAGGCGAGGGGGTTCGAGGTCTGCTCTGTCATCTGCCGCAACTTCTCTATGAAAAAAGGTGAGTTCGACATACCCCCGGAGGATTGCATCAAGAGCGTGAACGAATCTGTCTGCAACCCAGTTTATCAAGCGGAACTTTTAAATCAGGCGGGCACGCAGCTGAACATAGTCCTAGGGCTTTGTGTTGGCCATGATATGCTGTTCATAAAGAACTCGAAGGCATATGTAACGACCCTGTCTGTCAAGGACCGGATGACTGGGAACAATGCTATCGCGCCATTATACTCCGGTTTCTTCACGGAGATACTAAAGAAATATTGA